The DNA sequence ACGAGGTCCTGTCCCCAAACGGGTTCTCCTTCAGTATGATCGTAGAACTCTCCAGCACCGGGAAGTTCCTTCCCGGTTCGCTGGAACACCGAGTCATCGATGACGATGTAGCCGTCCTGTGACCAGCGCGTCTCGCCGTGTTTTTGCAACTCCTCTAATCGTTCGTGGTTGAGTTGATCTCCGTCCCAGTCGTATTCAGTGAGGAACTTGTTGAGTGCTCGGTCGCCTTGGGCCGGAAGGACTTCACGTGCGATCCCGGTGACGGTCTTGCTGCGGNGTGGATCGGTGCAGGACAGGAAGTCCGTAATCGGAAGCATCGGCCGTCATTGCCGTCTACATCGCGTTCCGACTTAAACGTGCAGAGCCGAGTACAACGATATCGTAGATCAGTATGATATACTATAGTTCGAGTGGAACCTCGTACCGGCCTCCCAGCGACCGGAGCGTGTCAACCACGCCGCTGCCGAGTGGAATCCCTTCCGCCAGCCGCTCCTCGCGGGTCCGTGCCTCGGGCTCGCCGGGGAGGAGCACCTCGTCGAATCCCTCGGCCGGTCGGGCCGAGGAGAGCTGGTCGACCAGCGAGCCGATGCGGCGCTCGTAGCCGTCGCGCTCGGCGAACGCCTCGACGTCGACGGCGGCGACCATGTGACCGATCCCCTGGGGCGTCGACTCGTCGTCGTACAGCGTCGCCACGTCCTCGCCGACGGCGGTGTCGAGCAGCGCCCCGCAGAGCGCGTCGATGACGAACGCGAGCCCGTACCCCTTCGGGCCGCCGACGGGTCGGAGCGCGTGGAACTCCTCGGGATCCGTTGTCGGCTCGCCGGACTCGTCCAGCACCCACTCCGGCGGGATCTCCTCACCCTCCTCCTCGGCGAGGATGACGGCACCCTTCGCGACGACGCTCGTCGCCATGTCGAGGGTGACGTGGAACCCGTCCTCACAGGGAATCGAGATCGACAGCGGGTTCGTGCCGAAGAAGGGGTCCGCACCGCCGAACGGGGCCACGTTCGGCCCGGAGTGGGTCATGCAGATCCCGATACACCCCCGGTCCGCAGCGTGGTTCGTGTAGTACGAGGCGGTGCCGTAGTGGTTGCTGTTGCGCACCCCGACGAACGCGGCACCGGCGTCGGCGGCGCGGTTGATCGCCTCGTCCGTCGCCCGGAGCGTCGCGACTTGGCCGGGGCCGTCGTCAGCGTCGACGACGGCTGCCCCGGCGTGGGACCCCGACACGGAGACATCAGGGTCGCCGGCGATCCCATCGGACTCCAATCGGTCGGCGTACGGTTCGAGCCGGACCACACCGTGGGTGTCGACGCCGCGGAGATTGGCGTCGACGAGTGTGTCCGCGACGGTGTCTGCCGCGTTCCCCACGAGGCCGGCCCCGCGGAGCACGTTGGCGGTGAACTGTTCAAGCGTTGTGGCGTCGACGACGACGCCGTCGGTAGGTTCGTTTGCCATGGTAGGTCGTTGTAGTGGTCGGTGGAGGGTCGTCGGGCGTGCTCTACGTCGCTCCGGAACGGTGAGTTCCTGGGAGCGGTCGGCCGCCCGGACCGGCATCAGTGCTCGGGGTCGACGGGCGAAGGCGCCGTGAACGACCCGTCATCGTCGAAATCGACGGGGCCGGGGTCGGTGACGACTCGGAGGTCAGCGCGGTCACGCGCCTCTGTGACGAGTGCCTCGGAGGCGTAGACGCGCTCCAGGCGCATCGTGTCGGTGATGCGGAGTACCCGAAGCTCCTCGGACGGGGTGACGCCGACGGTCGAGAGCGCGGCCACGAGCCCCGCCCGGTCGGTCTCGACTGGCGGCGGGACACGCATCCCGCGGGGAGTGCTTGCGGTGAGCCCATTGATAACGGTCTTCGAAAGGTCGAGGTCGGCGAGCAGTTCGGCGCCGACGAAGTCCGCGAGCCCGAGCGCGGCCGCGTTCCCGTGGGAGGGTTCGGTGAGCGTCCTGACGTAGATCCGCTTGATCTCCGGACGCTCCAGTGGCGGCTCGTTGAGCCCGTACACCCGCCTCCCGATCACGTTCGTGTCCATGCCGGAGCCGCTGATGTCCTTGCCCATCCGGTCGACGACGAGGACGTCCACGTCGTCGAAAGGGAGCTGAGGAAGGAGTTCACGGGCAGTCTCCAAAAGCTCCGCCTCGCGGCCGAGGAACCCGGACGGAGGGATGCCCTCGATCACGGCGGTGTCGTCGCGCTGGTCCTCGACGAGGGCGACGCCGCCGACGACTGGCGCCTCCTCCACGATAAGTGAGGTGATCTCGGGGATCATCCGCCGGAAGCTCCAGTCGATCGCCCACTCGTGGGCCGTCTTGGCGCCGCGCTGCTTCCCGAGGCCGATGACGAGCATCTTCGACAGTCCGCTCTCGACACGGCCTTCGAAGTCGGTGTGCTGTTTCACGCGGTTGATCGGGACGATTCCGTCGGCGGCGGCGGCGTTGGCGTCGAGGGAGACGTCGATCCCGCGCTCGGGGGTCGTCCCCACGGTCACCGTCTCCATCGTCGGTCGAATCGGACAGCCGACCCGCTCCGCGGTGACGCCGAGCGCTTCGAGCTTCGCGCGCTGGCCCTCGGCGGTGGCGCCCCCGTGGCTCCCCATCGCGGGGACGACGAACGGCTCGTACCCACGGGCGTCGAGTTCACCGACCACGCCGGCGACGATCGCAGGGAGGTTCGTTATCCCCCGACTTCCGACGCCTACGGCGACACTGCCGCCGTCGGGCATGTCGCCGAGCGCGAGGGCGTCCACCGCCGCCGCTGCGCGCTCGGAGATCGCACCCTCGGGGATGGGGTCCGTCTCCCACAGCTGTTCGACGGTCCCCAGCCGTGGGAGATCCCGTCCGCTGCAGGCGTCGAGGACGGTGGCCTCGGAGACGGGGGTGACTGTCGGCGCTACTGGGTCGTGCATGTATCTACCCCATGTCACGGGAACCTACATAAACCTGCGCCCCGTTTCCGGCCCTGTACACCCGGCAGCGGAGACGAAGAAAACTATTTACGCGGAGCCCCGGCCGTAGATGGTATGCGATACTTTCGCATCTGCGGCGAGGACCGCGACCACCTCGCCGTCCAAGAGGGTGACCTCGCGTACGACCTGACCACGGCGAACGAAAGCATCGGCTCGTTCCGGGACCTCGCCGCCGCTGCGTCCATCACCGGCGACCCGATCGACGCAGTGACTGACCGCCTGCTTGACCGGGCACCGACGGTCGGCAGGGCGGCGCTCGAGGACGCCCGGCGGCCGCTCGACCCCGACGAGGT is a window from the Halococcus salifodinae DSM 8989 genome containing:
- a CDS encoding transposase; this encodes MLPITDFLSCTDPXRSKTVTGIAREVLPAQGDRALNKFLTEYDWDGDQLNHERLEELQKHGETRWSQDGYIVIDDSVFQRTGKELPGAGEFYDHTEGEPVWGQDLV
- a CDS encoding Ldh family oxidoreductase, which encodes MANEPTDGVVVDATTLEQFTANVLRGAGLVGNAADTVADTLVDANLRGVDTHGVVRLEPYADRLESDGIAGDPDVSVSGSHAGAAVVDADDGPGQVATLRATDEAINRAADAGAAFVGVRNSNHYGTASYYTNHAADRGCIGICMTHSGPNVAPFGGADPFFGTNPLSISIPCEDGFHVTLDMATSVVAKGAVILAEEEGEEIPPEWVLDESGEPTTDPEEFHALRPVGGPKGYGLAFVIDALCGALLDTAVGEDVATLYDDESTPQGIGHMVAAVDVEAFAERDGYERRIGSLVDQLSSARPAEGFDEVLLPGEPEARTREERLAEGIPLGSGVVDTLRSLGGRYEVPLEL